From the genome of Nicotiana sylvestris chromosome 1, ASM39365v2, whole genome shotgun sequence:
gtttatAGAACTAAATCAAAGGTAAACATGTTGGAGTTGGTGAAGTAGCTAGTTTATTTGCTATATCACAAGGTAAACTTGGACCCCCGAATCTATTACGCATATGtataaaatgaattttttaatacaaatacaTATGCCAAAGTTACTGAATTTTATCGAACCCTTAACTTCTTTTGTGACTTCACCCTGAACACGGCTATGGCAAAAGTGACATTAGGTAAATAAAATTTAACCACTTCATCAAGAGTGACAATATATACTCAGTCTAGTTATCCTGACTCATCTCATTTGTAAATGTACAGTCTGAGATTTTTATGAACTAGCCTCTCAGTCATTTACTTCTACAATGTTAACATGAAGTAACACAGAAAGTCTACTATGCCTGAGTGAGGATGGATATTTCAGCGCACTCTATGTCTATGTcagtatcaaaacaataaatgCAGTCATGTATTACTTAAACAAACTTTTTTCACTTAATTGGTGCCATTTTCGAAATCCAATATGTTGTTACATAACGAAGCCAATAAAAAAGGCAAAGAAATTTAGCTATTACCGGTCTCTTGATAGTGTGTAACTATGGCagtatccccccccccccctttttaacATATGTGATTAGAATaatttgtagatatatatatgtCAACCAGAAAACTTGAAATCGAAAAGTGTTTTTTCTGTTTTCCAGGGTGACGACAATATCAGCGCTATATCAACAAGGAGATAGTTGTCGAAGTCAATCATGAAAAACCATAAGCTATAAGGCTCACCAAGAAAAAATGTTTTCATTAAGATCAGAAACTTCATAACCTATTACTAGTTGACTTCCAACTTGGAAACGtcatactatgattatgaaacCTGCATGTCTTCATTCTTCACCATTGTACACTCGCATGTGCAAACACATATCGTGTATTTATTGATTCCGTATAAGCATCGAGTGCAGGTAAACTTTTTCTAACCTGAGGTGTTCATTCAGGTGCTAGTTCTCAATTCCCGGTTAGAGTGGCCAACATGGCTCATAAACGGCGCGTACAAAGCTTACCAAATTGTCGTTTGAGTCCCATTCCCTATTCGCTCTGGTGTTTGACAAAACCGGTGACCAGTaattgtaaaaatagcacgggctagccagttttcggactggtcattcaaaaataccggtgtttgcaaagtcattaaaataTAGTGCTGCaacacagaaagttccagcataatatactggagatcgatgcacctgtgtataacttccagcatattatgctagaactccaacacgcggaaagttctagtatattatgttggaccggtatattatactggaactccaatataatatactagagttccaatatacttatgttggaacttatactggagtattttttcgaattttgaacagcgttttcgtttagatttatctttacatgaaaaatggttaaatttccattacttttgaaactgtggctatttttgaatgaccacttgtaaatctgactatttttgaatttctcccccaGTAATTGGCTTTCTGCAAAATTAGAATGTCCCAGCTATACCATCAAAAAACTTACTCATTTTCACCATTACAAATGCAACAATGGAGTGTTCAAGCAAGTGAAGAAAAATGATGCTGAGAATCTACTAGCTGAATAAATCAACATATAACAACCACACAGCCCAAGTAAAGAACATGAATATTACAAAAGGGTGGGGGGGAAGAGGAACAGATATAATCTCTTTCCAGGTAACACTTTAATACTTTATGCGGGATTATCCGAGACTTCGAGCTTCTGTCAGTCTATAAATCACGCTTCGTCTAACAAATACCCCtctaataaatatatatactgcaCACGGTGATAAATCCCATGGATTTACCCCTTAAATCGGACAACAATGCATGAGATATCATCTTTACTTTCTCTGATCAGTGCTTCGATCGCTAACTGCTTGGCTGCCTTCTGTGGGTCCTTGACTTTCCTCACAATGTCAACTGCCTCTTGATTAGACATTACCTGAAGAATCCGAAATCAGAAGCAAGAAAACAAGAAGTTGCACCAGAGTGCCAGAATGGGAAGGGAATAGGGAGAATGTTGGAGCAAACCGCACCTTCCATAGACCATCGCTTGCAAGTATGAGGAGATCTGTATCCCCATCGACATCAGCATTTGTTACATCAGGATCAGAGCTCAGGTGCGATTTCAGATTCTTGTCCCCAAAAGCGCGAGATACAGCTAGTTGGCCGTTCACTCTAGCAACATCTCCTGAGATTATACagagtatatatataataagcAGGTCATTAACAATCTCCAAATACAACAATACTTGAGACACCTTTTAAGTCTAGATCAAATCCGTTTAGTTTGGATGTAAGGCACCCCGAAGGACTCTTGTGGTTTCTAACTCTAGCTACGAGTAGATTTTTAAACAAAGATATTAGATCActatcttctttctttcttttttctcccTTTCACCACAAAGCACAAGTGAACCAGCAACAGTGAAATGAGATATTTTAGATCAGAACATCATATCAGATAAACGAAAAAGGATAGTTGACACATGGTTAAGttctaccaaaaaaaaaaaaagaacgacTGACCAGCTTATGCAACTATAAAAAGGAAGTCTATCGATCAAAAAGAATATTTTTGGTGAGCCACAAGCGGTAGATATCAAATCATTAATCAGAACAAGCACCTGGTGTTATAAAGGTTGTAAAAACGAGAGGAAAAGACTTTCTCAAGAATTTGAAGGAAAGGGCAGTTGTCTCATTTAATGGTCTTCGGCACCTCACCTCATCTGCTAGCTTCTTTGAGGTTAAGTTAGGTCCAATGTCCATTTCTTTTTACATGGTATCAGAAGATCTTAAATATTTCAAGCCTTCTCCCATTTTTCTAATCTTTTTGATAGCCTCTAAACCACATGTCTAGTGAAGAGAAGCAAATGTGGGGCTTTCTGATTAATTAAatcattcttcttcttattctttttttattGATAAGGACCACTCGCCGAGACCCCCTCAGGAACAACAGTAGTGATTGGTGATTCTAACTCTCAACCTCCTGGTtagaggtggagattccttccaCGAGGCCAACACTCTCTTGTCATtccaattaattaaaaaatttaaactCCTTTCCACCACCTTCTGCTTCAAGCACTGCAGTTGGAATATTTCTTCTTGGAAGAAAACTTATTGCAATTAGTCGGATGTGGTTCTTCTGCTCTTGTTAGTAAAGAACTTCTGCTCTATTCACTATTAGTTCCTCAATCCATGTCAAAGATAGTCTCAGATCCTTCGTGCACTAACACATAATAAACCACCTAAAAAATTTGACAATCAAAGTCTGTAGCCCGCTTCCGCACTCCAACACTCAAAGGACAGGCAGATCCATTTTTTTTAATCAAACACAATGTTTGCAAATGAACTTCACAGTGTACAACCTACAGAACCTATTAAAAGAATTTTTCTGTAAAAAAACCTACTAATCATTCTCTAGAATAAAAACATCAACCACCAATTATTTCATCTAATTTATTTCCCAATTACCTAACttgtgcaaaaaaaaaaaaaatcatgtttGTTCGACACAAATTCATGTCACTGGCTCATCTTCACAAATAGTTTTGATCATGGTATATTCATCAGGTAATGTAACCGAACCAGACATGTGGATGTTGAAAATGCAAATGTAGTTTCCACAATCAACACATAGTCCACACACCCACAAAGAGCACAGAAAAATCGGCTTTAACCCGACACCTCACACTCAAGAAGTAGACACTTCCATTTTGAAACTGGTGTCTTTACTTTGGTGGTGCTTGGTGAGGGGTGGAGAAAACTGGAAGGAGTGAAAGAAGGCTTCAAACTTGGTCGTCAAATTCGGCAGGGAGAGTCCTTCCTAGCTAGAGATCTTGACCCAAATAGAGACTTCATTAACGGGCTGTAAACAACTATTTCTAAATTTTGGTAAATGGACTTCGGCAAACATCTATCGTTAACACACTTCTATGTTTTTATTAGCTCGTATAATGTTTGGAGAAACAGTGCATCAAAGAAAGCTTAACATGCAATTCACAGTCCAACTCATGAAGCATTTTTCATTTACTCTGCAGAAAAAATTGTTATTATCCAGAATCCAGTTCTCCTGTCCCTTTACCCTTTACCCTTTACTCGGTTAGTCCTTGAGCACAGCTGCCATTTCCTCTGCTTTTTGTCCCAGAAAGATTGGGTACAGTTAGTCCAACTAATAAGATTGTCTATTCCTCCTCTTCTAACAAAACCGTATGAAGTGTTTTTTATCATCAGAAATATTCACGTTCAAAAGTGAGTTAATAGCAGGTAAATTCTCAAACATCATCCTAACTACAATTATTAAAGCAATTTTCAGGAAAAACCCCAAACAGTTTGCATTACATTTGTAGAACTCTGACTTTTCCACATTAACCTCGAAAACACTAGCAAATATCTGCAATCACATAAAACCACAAAATTTGGACTCCTAATCCTGAGCCCTAACAACGTAAGATGAAGTATCACATAAATTAGGTGTAAGATATTAAACTAGATATCATTGGTTTTATTAGAAGCATATAATTGGCACTAATCCACTCAGGTCTCTGTTTCGAGCCCCTAAGAATGGAGAATTTCCTAGTAGGGAGCGTTTCACCCTTAAATGGGCCTTAGAGCACGAATCTGGATTAGTCAGTCCAGTGGATTCCGGAATAACAGAAAGTTAAACCCCCCCAAAAAAAGGAAATcttattacaaaaaaaaatggtATTAtctattttattaagaaaaagtgAAGAGGGACCATACAGGCCTATGACTAAGGTACTATATATGTATGAACCAAGTTAGGACGACTTAAAGAACTAATTGATACAAGCCATTTTCAATTTGTACTAAAAGATACATTGAATAGAGAAAACAACAACACTATTATATCCACAGGAGCAAATCATGTCAGCActtataaaaggaaaagaaaaacacagCATATGAGAAGCACCTGGCATGTTGGAGACAAAACCACCTCTGTTTTCAATGTCGCCTCGCTCAGTGTTTGGTTCATGATCAATTGATAGCTGGATGGCCTGACCCCTCCTAGAAAGTACTGCTCTGGAATCTCCAACATTTGCTACCCATAACTTACGACCATTTATAAGAATTGCAGTCACAGCAGTAGAGCCACCTCTTCCAAGATCAGGACTGTGTGAAAGAATAGCTTGATCTGTTCTCTCATATGCTTTTAAGATTGCCCTATGAGGGTCATTCCGAAAATCCTCCTAGAAGTTTTAAATGTAAAAGGTGAGAGAAACTCAAAGCAAACCGCCCACCCACCCACCACCCACCCACTAACACCCAAAAGTAAAACAATAACCCCAACATTTTATTTGAAAGTAAAGAAATAAAGCTGCCCAAGATTAAATTATCACGCATTTGATGCATTTAATGTCAAAAGTAACGCATTAGGATTTTGTTCTTGGCATGACACCCTTATTCTGAGTTGATCTCTAAACAAAACTTTAGCTTCTGCGATTGTTCCATGACCAATTTTGAGCTGAATGATCTAGCTAGAGCACCAATAGCATTTTTCAATAAAAACCACCATATGCAAGGTATAGAAAGGGGAGAAATAGGAAGCATGTTTAGACTATGTTTGAATGAAAATCGACGACATAGCCATCATTGTATGCCCCAAGTAAATTATCTTACTTAAAACACAGATAACACAACGAGCCAAGCAATTCTCACAAATCGTAGAAGTTTATTTTTGCTGATCTACCTAAAACCACAATTTACCTCATTTAAGATATTGGAAAACAAATGCTTCTGTAAATAGGCAGGAACACTATCTCCCAAATGGCCATCATAAATAGCAAAAAGTCCTAGTTCACGCCCTTGCAACTGGACGAACTTAGCAACATGGAAATCCTCCATGGGATGACTAGCTTTCCCCTTAACCAGGCTGAAACCATACTTTGTAGGCCCTTGATTGCTTCTTCCTTTTCCCGAACTACATAATGACCGTCCTCCTGCAAGCTAAACACAAAATGATACATCAGCTTTCTGAACCCAGCCAAATATGTAATGCAGACAAACCATAAATTGAGACTGAACAATCACCCCACCAAAATTTACTATAACAACTAAATTCCAGATGATATGGAAGTAAAATTCTTGAAGTCATTAATCAGGCTTTCTTAGAAAGAGGACCAACAGAACACCAATCATGAAAAATGTCAATAGTAATTCCTGCAGCGGGAGAGGGGTAAAGTTGTAATACTACATGTACCAACAAAACCAGAGGATAGAATGCTAAATATCAGAGAATTACTCCCCATCAAATACGCTCTCATTGCGGAAATTTCATCAAAAACACTATATGCAGGTAGGACAAACAGACGAAGCCAGAACTTTAGGAGGCCAACTGAGAAGAAAATAAACAGATTAAGGTTCCCAAGGGCTTCTAGAAACATGTGTTCTACGAAGGGCCAAAGGTCAGTCGTTCAAAGATGgttaatctatatctatattattataaaagcacgaatataaTGTTAGTAGACAAAAATAGCCTTAATTACATCAAGCTTTCCATTAAATCAATAGGTTATATTGGTTAAAAAACATATTGAGATAAATATGGAGTTTTAAATAAATACGTACTCTAAATATGGtcttctttcattgttgaaaccAAATTGTAAACATCATCCAAAAACTTAAATGAGTCCAATTAATTGCAGCACTTCATTCAAAAAAAGGAGACGAAAATATTCTATATGATGTTGAATCACAATAATGTCATAACTAATGTGAAATATATAAACAACGAAAAAAAGTAAGCAAACAAGTAATTTAATTTATTGGAACTATACATTGAACCCTAAATTATACAAGGATTAATATTTCGGATAACTAATATTTAGGAGTTAGGACTTTGAAACTAAATTTGTAGCCTATCTTATTCATACAAGGCTTACTTAGTATTAAAAGCGCCTTTATTCTTGAATTCAGAAGCGTCATATTTTCTGatattttttttgggggggagggGTTTACATGTAGATTTTTATGGAGTTGATTTCTTTAAATATCACTCAAAATTGTGCAAGAAAGTCAGTTTCTTTGTTTTGTAGCAGCTCTAAGCTCCTGATGTGGCAATTCTTTTTGAATCcaaagtttaaacataaaaagtCATATTGTAATCGTTTTACTAACTCGCTCCAGTGACTCGACCTACTAGGCTTTATTAAATTTTACATAAGAGAGCCCGCATTCTCATCTAGGGTTTATTTTGGCTTTTTTACTATCTATTGTTTGAATTAAAGAACGACATGTGGGGTTAGAGTTTATTTTaaattccttgatttttcttctcGATCCACTATCAAATTTCATCTTCAAAAATAAAGATTCGGACTAGACTGAGAAAAAGCACAAAATCACCTAAAAGGAGAAAAGGAGAGGAAGCCAttgttactttattttatcaaaataAGGCTCTGTCATGTAAAAATAAAAGCTAGTGGGTTTGACATTAGAGCATGTCAGCAAAATGGTTAATAGTTGGCTTTTTATGTTTTAAACTTTGGCTTAAAACGCTACCATAAGAGCTAAAGCCACCTGAAAATTTCAGGCAAAAATATCACTTAAATATGCTGCGTGACTTTGTAGgtgaaaaagtaaaaatatactTCCTCCGTCTCCATTTATGTGACATTTTTCGCTTATCGAAATTCAAATTTCTTAATTTTGACCTTGAATTTGAAcataaaatctttaaaattttgGAAATAAAACTTATATATTTGGAAAGTACATAAAAAGTACTATAAGTCACAATAATTAACAACTCAAAATATTTAAAGGCATATAAAAGAATCTCGGTCAACGAAGAATTGGTTTGACTCTTGAAATCCGTACACTTTACATAATGGGACAGCGGGAGTAGTTATTTTTCtatttcaaaataaagaaaagcgaCTTTATAAGTGAAATAGCAAAATAGAGTAACTTTTCAATTACAAACCAAAGAAAAGTGACTTTCTTACATAATTTTCATTAGTTGAATGACCGTATGAAAAGTCAACTCAATATTTATGCTACAGTAAGGCGTTTGCACGAACTCATAAAAATAATTCCGTGCAAGAATCAACAAAAGCAAATTGCTATACAATTCTGTAAGTTACTATCCAATCCATATGCTTCCTCCTTATTTTAAGTAGTGAAGTTTTGAATCGGTAaaaaattttgaatttctttgaaGCCAACACTCCAAGACAACAGCAACAACATACCTAGTATTATCCAACACTCCAAGACATAATTGTAataagtttttaaattttattatatgttCCCCTCAATTTATGTTTTGCAACTATATATGTGTATTTTTTGGAAGAGCTAAAAGTAAGGAAGGGGATTCATCCACACCAGAAAGACGACCAAGTATATCCTATGTATGATAATGCTAAGTATGGAGATTTTTAATAAGTTACATGTACTTTGAAACAAGGGTAATAAAAAGTGATAAGTCATCCAAATTTCATGAactaatttcattattaatttACCTACAAATGTTTAGCTTTATGAAGTTATTTTGTGACATTCAATGTAGCCTCAAAATTAAAGTGAGATTAGTTTGTGAAACAAGTCAACCATGAAGGATAAATGTAAGAATTACCATCCTCAAAACCTCTACTATGTAATAATAAATCAATGTAAAATAATGAATACTTTATTTATAGGAGAAAAATTTAtgggaaaatgaaaaatgttCATAGCATGATAATGAATAATCAGTGGGTTGAGTCATATATAGTCCTTATTTACTAACGAGCTGAGATACAATTGTAACATTAATGTAGAAGCTTGCTTTATGAGTAAATATAATAAAGTATCTTTACGAGTTATACATAATGGCCATGATAGGTGTATtgtttatgaaataaaattactTAAGTAATCATACAAGGATAGTAGTATGTAGAGGTTTTGACGACATATGTATGTACATACAGATCGGGGCCAATATGGCTACAAACATGTGCTTATTTTATGAATTTAACTTTTCCCTCCAAAAACTAAAAGATATCctttaaatttatataaaaataagtACACTTACTTTTTCAATGACAAATGTTCAAACGATCCTCAATGTTGAATTATACTTGTGACGGCATGTTTTCTCAGTAGAGAACGTATTTCTGAATATGGCAAAGTAACCAAAGCAATAAACGAGAACATTTAACTAACCTAATTAAGTTGATCATTTTTGCAGGTTCGAACAATATCTAATCATTTTAAATTTAAGTATCATGTTGACTAAAGATTTACGTGCATCGCGCATACGTAGGAACTAGTAAAAACTGTTAAGGCAGCGAAGTCATGACACTCTGACACTAAGATGGCACTTTCCTGCAGCCAATCCTAGAGACTGCATAGGAAAAGGACAACATTTAATCCAAAATATTTCATAATAGAGCAATACATGTTAGCTTATTTTCACAAAAAGCAAAAGCCCCCTTTCGCCTAAGCCGTAGATATTAAGATAAATTAAAGACTCCTCATTCTTCCCCAGGACATAACTCAATAAGACCTGCATAATTTAGCTAAACCCCTAAAATAATTGCTTAAGAATGAATTTTAGTTTTCTATGGAAAAGCATCATTTACACCCCCTTTGGCGTGAACGCGGGACGCTTTGTGCACCGGGCTACTTGTTTTTTTTCTAAAGCATCATTTA
Proteins encoded in this window:
- the LOC104237563 gene encoding probable protein phosphatase 2C 10, whose amino-acid sequence is MGNLCCFNSLFSQLAGGRSLCSSGKGRSNQGPTKYGFSLVKGKASHPMEDFHVAKFVQLQGRELGLFAIYDGHLGDSVPAYLQKHLFSNILNEEDFRNDPHRAILKAYERTDQAILSHSPDLGRGGSTAVTAILINGRKLWVANVGDSRAVLSRRGQAIQLSIDHEPNTERGDIENRGGFVSNMPGDVARVNGQLAVSRAFGDKNLKSHLSSDPDVTNADVDGDTDLLILASDGLWKVMSNQEAVDIVRKVKDPQKAAKQLAIEALIRESKDDISCIVVRFKG